The Arachis ipaensis cultivar K30076 chromosome B07, Araip1.1, whole genome shotgun sequence genome includes a window with the following:
- the LOC107607031 gene encoding inositol transporter 1-like: MVAADMNISMRAGSFNYLEKHPERRISIFQNSYIVAITLTAGIGGLLFGYDTGVISGALLYIKEDFEQVKNSYFLQELIVAMALVGAIFGATIGGYINDALGRKMAIVVADFCFAVGSLIMAIAPNPYVIIIGRFLVGLGVGAASVTAPVYIAEVSPSEIRGGLVGFNALMITGGQFLSFVINYGLTKVPGTWRWMLGVAGSPAVVQLVFMIFLPESPRWLYFKNKKEAAANVLSKIYPSPRLEDEIEILEFHLEKEQKNKVKVNYSDVFKLKEIRVAFICGAGLQAFQQFTGISIVLYYSPIIIQLAGFKSNDAALFLSLIVSGLNAGGTILGIYLIDASGRKKLTLGSLSGVAIALTILSVACFIIGHDNASQVYAWLAIIGLALYIIFFAPGMGPVPWAVNSEIYPEEYRGICGGMSATVNWICSVIMSISFLSVVDAIGLGGSFMILLGVTIVAIVFVIIYMPETKGLTFEEVSNIWKEKAYGKAKNDISLVEKTNT; this comes from the exons ATGGTTGCAGCAGATATGAATATTTCTATGAGAGCAGGAAGTTTCAATTACTTAGAAAAACATCCTGAGCGTAGAATATCAATTTTTCAAAACTCTTACATTGTTGCAATTACTCTCACTGCTGGCATTGGAGGTCTTTTATTCGGCTATGATACTG GTGTGATATCAGGTGCCCTCTTGTATATAAAAGAGGATTTCGAGCAGGTCAAGAATAGTTATTTTCTTCAG GAACTTATTGTTGCTATGGCCTTGGTTGGTGCAATATTTGGTGCTACCATTGGCGGTTACATTAATGATGCTTTAGGGCGTAAGATGGCTATTGTAGTGGCAGATTTTTGTTTTGCCGTAGGATCACTTATCATGGCCATTGCACCAAATCCTTATGTTATTATAATAGGCCGTTTTTTGGTTGGCCTTGGTGTTGGTGCAGCTTCTGTTACTGCTCCTGTTTATATTGCAGAAGTATCACCATCTGAAATAAGAGGAGGATTAGTTGGCTTCAATGCTCTTATGATTACCGGTGGACAATTTTTGTCATTTGTCATCAATTATGGCTTGACAAAG GTCCCAGGTACGTGGCGTTGGATGCTCGGAGTTGCAGGCTCACCTGCAGTGGTCCAATTAGTTTTTATGATCTTCCTCCCCGAATCCCCAAGATGGCTCTATTTTAAG AATAAGAAAGAAGCAGCCGCTAATGTTCTATCCAAGATTTACCCATCACCTCGTTTAGAAGATGAGATTGAGATTCTCGAATTTCACTTGGAGAAAGAACAGAAAAATAAGGTCAAAGTTAACTACAGTGATGTGTTCAAGCTAAAAGAAATTAGAGTTGCATTTATATGTGGGGCTGGACTTCAAGCATTCCAGCAATTTACCGGTATTAGCATTGTCTTGTATTATAGTCCAATAATAATCCAATTAGCTGGGTTCAAATCAAATGATGCTGCATTGTTCTTATCCCTCATTGTTTCCGGCTTGAATGCCGGTGGCACAATTCTTGGAATTTATCTTATCGACGCTTCAGGCCGCAAAAAGCTCACTCTTGGTAGCTTATCAGGTGTGGCTATAGCCTTGACCATCCTCTCTGTGGCATGCTTTATTATAGGACATGACAATGCCAGTCAAGTATATGCTTGGCTTGCGATTATTGGTTTGGCTTTGTATATCATATTCTTTGCCCCTGGTATGGGTCCTGTGCCATGGGCAGTGAACTCAGAGATTTATCCTGAAGAGTATAGAGGAATATGTGGGGGCATGTCTGCAACTGTGAATTGGATTTGTAGTGTTATAATGTCTATTAGTTTTCTTTCAGTAGTTGATGCCATAGGGCTTGGTGGGAGTTTCATGATTCTCTTGGGAGTCACTATAGTTGCAATTGTTTTTGTGATCATCTACATGCCAGAGACAAAAGGATTGACCTTTGAAGAAGTTTCAAACATTTGGAAGGAAAAAGCCTACGGAAAAGCCAAAAACGACATAAGTCTGGTTGAGAAAACAAATACATGA